From a single Sporosarcina oncorhynchi genomic region:
- a CDS encoding Nif3-like dinuclear metal center hexameric protein → MKKVNGHEIITLFEQWSPKRFAEDWDPIGLHIGQLNRPVEKVLVTLDVNEMVIDEAIEAGVNLIIAHHPPIFRPMKHIWTDTPQGRLIEKCIKHDISVYAAHTNLDVAPGGVNDLLVDKLNLKEVQVMAPSISDPLYKLAVFCPVEHAENLRTVLAHAGAGALGDYVGCSFSSIGIGRFTPAEGANPFIGQVGKEEAVSEERIEVVLPGPMRSIVVKAMLAAHPYEEPAYDFFMLDQRTEEFGLGRVGKLDKEMSLEEFARYVKSAFDVPAVRVVGNFNKSVRKVAILGGSGSKYIRDAKRTGADVFVTGDMDFHSAQDAELLDLGIVDPGHHVEKVMIEGVAKKMEDLCAEKGYEITFIRSVVDTEPFRFIM, encoded by the coding sequence TTGAAAAAAGTGAATGGACATGAAATCATTACGTTGTTTGAACAATGGTCGCCAAAACGGTTTGCTGAGGACTGGGATCCTATAGGTCTGCATATAGGACAGTTGAACCGTCCAGTAGAAAAGGTGCTCGTCACATTGGATGTGAACGAAATGGTAATCGATGAAGCAATTGAAGCAGGTGTGAACTTAATCATCGCACATCATCCACCGATATTCCGTCCAATGAAACATATTTGGACAGATACACCTCAAGGAAGACTTATTGAGAAGTGCATTAAACATGACATCTCTGTTTACGCAGCACATACAAACTTAGATGTAGCACCGGGAGGCGTTAACGACCTTCTCGTGGATAAGCTTAACTTAAAAGAAGTGCAAGTGATGGCACCTTCAATTTCCGACCCACTCTATAAACTTGCAGTTTTCTGTCCAGTGGAACATGCTGAAAACTTACGTACTGTACTAGCGCATGCAGGTGCAGGAGCGTTAGGAGATTATGTCGGATGCAGTTTCAGTTCAATTGGAATAGGACGTTTCACGCCTGCTGAAGGAGCAAATCCGTTCATCGGACAAGTCGGCAAAGAAGAAGCGGTGTCTGAAGAGCGGATTGAAGTTGTTTTGCCTGGACCAATGAGATCGATAGTCGTGAAGGCGATGCTTGCCGCCCATCCATATGAAGAGCCGGCTTATGACTTTTTTATGTTAGATCAGCGAACAGAGGAATTCGGGCTGGGTAGAGTCGGTAAATTGGATAAAGAAATGAGCCTGGAAGAATTCGCCCGTTATGTTAAAAGCGCATTTGATGTTCCGGCAGTTAGGGTAGTAGGAAATTTTAATAAAAGCGTGCGTAAAGTTGCTATTCTCGGTGGGAGTGGCAGTAAGTATATACGTGATGCAAAACGAACAGGTGCGGATGTCTTTGTGACAGGAGACATGGATTTCCATAGTGCGCAGGATGCAGAACTGCTCGATTTAGGAATCGTCGATCCGGGTCATCATGTGGAAAAAGTGATGATTGAAGGTGTGGCAAAAAAGATGGAAGATTTATGCGCGGAAAAAGGGTATGAAATTACGTTCATCCGATCAGTAGTTGACACTGAGCCGTTTCGCTTTATCATGTAA